A genomic stretch from Mesomycoplasma neurolyticum includes:
- a CDS encoding lipoate--protein ligase, whose amino-acid sequence MIIVEPIRNNKYISDGAYHMAMQVWFFQNYNKLNLNNKTLIFPYISDPHVQIGYFQNPLMEINKNFLNKIQVVRRNTGGGAIYLDSNIVAFCFVKKIEEKITYKDFYEKPITVLKKMGLSNVEFSGKNDLTLDNKKISGAAFLMDNNIFYGGFSLIYDIDYEMMQNILQINLNKFKAKGISSIRQRVTSFKNHLLKEYQNLTTHEFKNEFLNLFLSISETKNVEKFIITEEIWKEIDYLVETKYKNWDWTYGLSPRYSYNKEKRFEAGTLNVSLDIENGKINQIKISGDFFLKPQKQIEALEKALLKIPLKKEELIKALKIIDFENYFLKPIKIDEFIDLILN is encoded by the coding sequence ATGATTATTGTTGAACCGATTAGAAATAATAAATATATTTCAGATGGCGCATATCACATGGCCATGCAAGTTTGATTTTTTCAAAATTATAATAAACTAAATTTAAATAATAAAACTTTAATTTTCCCTTATATTTCAGATCCACATGTTCAAATTGGATATTTCCAAAATCCACTAATGGAAATAAATAAAAATTTTCTAAACAAAATTCAAGTAGTAAGAAGAAATACAGGTGGTGGAGCAATATATCTGGATTCTAATATTGTAGCTTTTTGTTTTGTTAAAAAAATTGAAGAAAAAATAACTTATAAGGACTTTTATGAAAAGCCAATTACAGTTTTAAAAAAAATGGGACTTAGTAATGTTGAATTTAGTGGAAAAAATGATTTGACTTTAGATAATAAAAAAATATCTGGAGCAGCTTTTTTAATGGATAATAACATTTTTTATGGTGGTTTTTCATTAATATATGACATTGATTATGAAATGATGCAAAACATTTTGCAAATTAATTTGAATAAGTTTAAAGCAAAAGGAATTAGTTCTATAAGACAAAGAGTTACTTCTTTTAAAAATCATCTTTTAAAAGAGTACCAAAACCTTACTACACATGAATTCAAAAATGAATTTCTAAATTTATTTTTAAGTATTAGTGAAACAAAAAATGTAGAAAAATTTATTATTACAGAAGAAATTTGAAAAGAAATAGATTATTTAGTTGAAACTAAATATAAAAATTGAGATTGAACTTATGGCTTAAGTCCAAGATATTCATATAACAAAGAAAAAAGATTCGAAGCTGGTACATTAAATGTTTCATTAGATATTGAAAATGGCAAAATAAATCAAATAAAAATTAGTGGTGATTTTTTTCTAAAACCTCAAAAGCAAATAGAAGCACTAGAAAAAGCATTACTTAAAATTCCATTAAAAAAAGAGGAATTAATCAAAGCTTTAAAAATAATTGATTTTGAAAACTATTTTTTAAAACCAATAAAAATTGATGAATTTATAGATTTAATTTTAAATTAA
- a CDS encoding ABC transporter permease family protein has protein sequence MLKKIIKNLLKISILSFLVLLLLYPIYYLLLFSFLSKKEFQDNVLPLFSLNINFSNYHEIFNENFNKALLLTLSSVFVMIIFRITVYSCSTIIFINIKNIAKKTFLFLILIITVIPEFSLYLGLKKILFSIDEQKKFFFITMTANSIFAYFLLNYLFRQVEKIKKEKQFIILNDNLSALDKLRIVYLPKLKMPYFLIIIFSIINVWNDYLWPNFLLSGFKEQNITIWFRGLGEVGLGASFVNVKAAGAFVSLSIPYMFYLIFSKFINRELRK, from the coding sequence ATGTTAAAAAAAATTATTAAAAACTTGTTAAAAATATCAATTCTTTCATTTTTAGTTTTATTACTTTTATATCCTATTTATTATTTATTATTGTTTTCATTTTTAAGTAAAAAAGAATTTCAAGATAATGTTTTACCATTGTTTAGCCTTAACATAAATTTTTCAAACTATCATGAAATATTTAATGAAAACTTTAACAAAGCATTATTATTAACATTAAGTTCAGTTTTTGTGATGATTATTTTTAGAATAACTGTTTATAGTTGTTCAACAATTATTTTTATTAATATTAAAAATATTGCAAAAAAAACTTTTCTTTTTTTAATTTTAATAATTACAGTAATTCCGGAATTTAGTCTTTATTTGGGATTGAAAAAGATTTTATTTAGCATAGATGAACAAAAAAAATTCTTTTTTATTACAATGACAGCTAATTCAATTTTCGCCTACTTTTTATTAAATTATTTATTTAGGCAGGTAGAAAAAATCAAAAAAGAAAAACAATTTATAATTTTAAATGATAATTTAAGTGCTTTAGACAAATTAAGAATAGTTTACTTACCAAAATTAAAAATGCCTTATTTCCTAATTATTATTTTTAGTATCATTAATGTTTGAAATGATTATTTATGACCTAACTTTTTATTATCAGGTTTTAAAGAACAAAATATTACAATTTGATTCCGAGGTTTGGGTGAGGTTGGGTTAGGTGCTTCATTTGTTAATGTTAAAGCAGCTGGTGCATTTGTCTCGCTTTCTATTCCATATATGTTTTATCTGATATTTTCTAAATTTATTAATCGTGAATTAAGAAAATAA
- a CDS encoding glycine cleavage system protein H, whose translation MKKIDNFLIIEKNGDIYTIYPSAELQDDIGTTGFLQYQKDKKHLKKGDLVLTIEASKAVLYVRTPISGTIIEINENAIKKPDLINSHLDNENWIVKLKDVNFEEFDILEDY comes from the coding sequence ATGAAAAAAATTGATAATTTTTTAATAATTGAAAAAAATGGTGATATTTATACAATTTATCCTTCTGCTGAATTACAAGATGACATAGGAACCACTGGTTTTTTGCAATATCAAAAAGACAAGAAGCATTTAAAGAAAGGTGATTTAGTTTTAACAATTGAGGCATCAAAAGCTGTCTTATATGTCAGAACACCAATTAGTGGTACAATAATTGAAATTAATGAAAATGCTATTAAAAAACCTGATTTAATTAACTCACATTTAGATAATGAAAACTGAATTGTTAAGTTAAAAGATGTAAATTTTGAAGAGTTTGATATTTTAGAAGACTATTAA
- a CDS encoding MsnO8 family LLM class oxidoreductase codes for MKFSIMEYGLIDINRSSEEAFKNIEKTAILAEKLNFDTIWFAEHHNVYSLGLSNPLLAMAYIANKTKKINLGSAGILLCHYAPYKIAEDIFSLQIFNFKRFKFGIGSNPGLPPVQLAMNTTLNYHEKFLQLLHYLKIKKMTLESDNVISIPYSENKPDIWMLVSSVEGATFAAENNLKMIYGFFLNSNYETFEKALKIYKTNWKNSFSKPEIAFAINIIIEENKEKAKKLAESFDVYLLGKNDFNEFKHFPDLKDIKNYKYDTKDLETIKNTKNKTIFGDSKIVKEKIMEIANKYQINHFVACQLLPNYKQRLKNLKFISKTFELTKE; via the coding sequence ATGAAATTTAGTATAATGGAATATGGTTTGATAGACATAAATAGAAGCTCTGAAGAAGCATTTAAAAATATTGAAAAAACTGCTATTTTAGCAGAGAAATTAAATTTTGATACTATTTGATTTGCAGAGCATCACAATGTTTATTCTTTAGGTTTGAGTAACCCACTTTTAGCCATGGCTTACATTGCAAACAAAACAAAAAAAATTAACTTAGGATCTGCAGGTATTTTACTTTGTCATTATGCACCTTATAAAATTGCTGAAGATATCTTTAGTCTTCAAATTTTCAATTTTAAAAGATTTAAATTTGGAATTGGTTCAAACCCTGGTTTACCACCTGTTCAACTAGCTATGAACACTACTTTAAACTATCATGAGAAATTTTTGCAATTATTGCATTATTTAAAAATTAAAAAAATGACTTTAGAGTCTGATAACGTAATTTCAATACCTTATAGTGAAAATAAACCAGACATTTGAATGCTTGTAAGCTCAGTTGAAGGTGCTACTTTTGCTGCAGAAAATAATCTAAAAATGATATATGGATTTTTCTTGAATAGCAATTACGAAACATTTGAAAAAGCTCTAAAAATATATAAAACAAACTGGAAAAATAGTTTTTCAAAACCAGAAATTGCTTTTGCAATAAATATAATTATTGAAGAAAATAAAGAAAAGGCAAAAAAATTAGCTGAATCTTTTGATGTTTACTTACTAGGTAAAAATGATTTTAATGAATTTAAACATTTTCCAGATTTAAAAGACATTAAAAATTATAAATATGATACAAAAGATTTAGAAACAATTAAAAACACAAAAAATAAAACTATTTTTGGCGATTCAAAAATAGTAAAAGAAAAAATTATGGAAATAGCTAATAAGTATCAAATAAATCATTTTGTTGCTTGCCAGTTATTACCAAATTATAAACAGAGATTGAAAAATTTAAAATTTATAAGTAAAACATTTGAATTAACAAAGGAATAG
- a CDS encoding SIR2 family NAD-dependent protein deacylase codes for MEIAKKIKNILDQADAILVGIGSGMTNADDISYYGQRFDQNFSDFKEKFKFIDMLQASVYHFNDWRTYWAFHSRFTKMNYYDQETGPSFLNLKTILKNKNFFIITTNSDSAIDKAHFDSNKYFHIQGKYNLMQCSQKCSNKTYENQELINEMIAKQENCMIPHELLPRCEFCDAILEVNKRNCFYELAQNEVFKTEEKNYNLFLQKNKNRKIVYWEIGCGNITPQFIKWNFWKLTEENPKSTYLVLNKKQYRMNKNIINQTKYFQIDIATILKKIADLYKE; via the coding sequence ATGGAAATAGCTAAAAAAATAAAAAATATTTTAGATCAAGCAGATGCAATTTTAGTTGGAATAGGATCAGGTATGACTAATGCAGATGATATTAGCTATTATGGACAAAGATTTGATCAAAATTTTAGTGATTTCAAAGAAAAATTTAAATTCATTGATATGCTACAAGCATCTGTTTATCACTTTAATGATTGAAGAACATATTGAGCTTTTCACAGTCGCTTTACTAAGATGAATTATTATGACCAAGAAACAGGACCATCATTTTTAAACTTAAAAACCATTTTAAAAAATAAAAACTTTTTTATTATTACTACCAACTCAGATAGCGCAATTGATAAAGCACATTTTGATTCAAATAAATATTTTCATATTCAAGGTAAATATAATTTGATGCAATGTTCACAAAAATGTTCAAACAAAACATATGAAAATCAAGAATTAATAAATGAAATGATTGCTAAACAAGAAAATTGCATGATTCCACATGAATTATTACCTAGATGTGAATTTTGTGATGCAATTTTAGAGGTAAATAAAAGAAATTGCTTCTATGAATTGGCACAAAATGAGGTGTTTAAAACAGAAGAAAAAAATTACAATTTATTTTTACAAAAAAATAAAAATAGAAAAATTGTTTACTGAGAAATTGGGTGTGGGAACATTACACCACAATTTATTAAGTGGAATTTTTGAAAATTAACTGAAGAAAATCCAAAATCTACATATTTAGTTTTAAACAAAAAACAATATAGAATGAACAAAAATATTATTAATCAAACTAAATATTTTCAAATTGATATAGCAACTATTTTAAAAAAAATAGCAGATTTATACAAGGAGTAG